The DNA sequence GCATATAGCGCGCCGGCAGTCCGCCACCGAGATTAATCATCTTCAGCATTATCCCTTCTGACTCCAGTGCTTCAAACAGATACTTCGTTTGCGCGATTGCGTTATCCCACTGTCCGATTTCCCTCTGCTGACTGCCGACATGGAATGATACTCCATAAGGAATCAGGCCCAGACGCTGGATATCCTTTGCCAGATGGTATGTTAAATCCGGATGCGCGCCAAATTTTTTGGAAAGCGGCCAGTCAGCATTACCACCCTCAGAAAGAATTCGCATGAAAACCTTACTTCCCGGTGCTTTTCGGGCTAACTTTTGCACATCTGATGAGGAATCAGTCGCAAACAATCGAATACCTCTATTATAAGCATATTCGATGTCCTTTTCCTTTTTTATTGTATTCCCAAAACTGATCCGGT is a window from the Patescibacteria group bacterium genome containing:
- a CDS encoding type III PLP-dependent enzyme yields the protein MTNGNGNGNSSHYLTEEEFEKIKKFGKDKETPFLAISISNIANKYDELSAHLPYAKVFFAIKACPINEVILMLYEKGANFDLASIYEIDQVLGLGIPPDRISFGNTIKKEKDIEYAYNRGIRLFATDSSSDVQKLARKAPGSKVFMRILSEGGNADWPLSKKFGAHPDLTYHLAKDIQRLGLIPYGVSFHVGSQQREIGQWDNAIAQTKYLFEALESEGIMLKMINLGGGLPARYM